A genomic region of Rhizobium sp. NXC24 contains the following coding sequences:
- the gap gene encoding type I glyceraldehyde-3-phosphate dehydrogenase, whose translation MTVKVAINGFGRIGRNVLRAIVESGRTDIEVVAINDLGPVETNAHLLRYDSIHGKFPAEVKVEGDTIIVGGGKPIKVTAIKDPATLPHKDLGVDIAMECTGIFTARDKAAAHLTAGAKRVIVSAPADGADLTVVFGVNHDQLTKEHMVISNASCTTNCLVPVVKVLDDAVGIDHGFMTTIHSYTGDQPTLDTMHKDLYRARAAALSMIPTSTGAAKAVGLVLPHLKGKLDGTSIRVPTPNVSVVDFKFVSKKATTVGEINEAIKAASNGKLKGILGYTDEPLVSRDFNHDSHSSIFATDQTKVMEGNFVRVLSWYDNEWGFSSRMSDTAVAFAKLI comes from the coding sequence ATGACTGTAAAAGTTGCCATCAACGGTTTCGGCCGCATCGGCCGTAACGTTCTGCGCGCGATCGTCGAATCCGGCCGCACCGACATCGAAGTTGTTGCTATCAACGACCTCGGCCCGGTCGAGACCAATGCCCACCTGCTGCGTTACGATTCCATCCACGGCAAGTTCCCTGCCGAAGTGAAGGTCGAAGGCGACACGATCATCGTTGGCGGCGGCAAACCGATCAAGGTCACGGCGATCAAGGATCCGGCAACGCTGCCGCACAAGGACCTTGGCGTCGACATCGCCATGGAATGCACGGGCATCTTCACTGCCCGCGACAAGGCCGCCGCTCACCTGACGGCCGGTGCCAAGCGCGTTATCGTTTCGGCTCCTGCCGACGGTGCCGACCTGACCGTCGTTTTCGGCGTCAACCACGACCAGCTCACCAAGGAGCACATGGTCATCTCCAACGCTTCCTGCACCACGAACTGCCTGGTGCCGGTCGTGAAGGTTCTCGACGACGCCGTCGGCATCGACCACGGCTTCATGACGACCATCCACTCCTACACCGGTGACCAGCCGACGCTCGACACCATGCACAAGGACCTGTACCGCGCCCGTGCCGCAGCCCTGTCCATGATCCCGACCTCGACGGGCGCCGCAAAGGCTGTTGGTCTCGTTCTGCCGCACCTGAAGGGCAAGCTCGACGGCACGTCGATCCGCGTTCCGACCCCGAACGTCTCGGTTGTCGACTTCAAGTTCGTGTCCAAGAAGGCAACGACGGTCGGCGAAATCAACGAAGCCATCAAGGCTGCATCGAACGGCAAGCTGAAGGGCATCCTCGGCTACACCGACGAGCCGCTGGTTTCCCGTGACTTCAACCATGACAGCCACTCGTCGATCTTCGCGACCGACCAGACCAAGGTCATGGAAGGCAACTTCGTGCGCGTCCTGTCCTGGTACGACAACGAATGGGGCTTCTCCAGCCGCATGTCCGATACGGCCGTTGCATTTGCCAAGCTGATCTGA
- a CDS encoding putative glycolipid-binding domain-containing protein → MAFRPLLPTTVRWRPLEGDGLEHLTIAPIDTATGAAIRACGTIIGSRDGSPYGVFYRINCAADWTVLSFSIDTTDGRRLALLSDGKGHWRAEDGIALPQFDGCIDIDLSGSPFTNSLPIRRLELTPDAGTAKLSMLYIPFDSFVPLRDGQRYTCITPQKLYRYAAEDRTFTVDLPVDEDGLVIDYPIYFKRVDV, encoded by the coding sequence ATGGCCTTCCGCCCTCTCCTTCCGACGACAGTTCGCTGGCGTCCGCTGGAAGGAGACGGGCTGGAGCATCTGACGATCGCTCCCATCGACACCGCCACGGGCGCAGCCATTCGCGCCTGTGGCACCATCATCGGCAGCCGCGACGGCTCGCCCTACGGCGTCTTCTACCGCATCAATTGCGCAGCCGACTGGACCGTTCTCTCCTTTTCGATCGATACCACCGATGGCCGGCGCCTTGCCTTGCTTTCCGACGGCAAAGGACATTGGCGCGCCGAAGACGGCATTGCCTTGCCGCAATTCGACGGCTGCATCGATATCGATCTCTCCGGCTCGCCTTTCACAAACAGCCTGCCGATCCGCCGGCTTGAGCTGACGCCGGACGCTGGAACGGCAAAGCTTTCCATGCTCTATATTCCATTCGACAGCTTCGTGCCGCTGCGCGACGGCCAGCGCTACACTTGCATCACGCCGCAGAAACTCTATCGCTATGCTGCCGAAGACAGGACCTTTACCGTAGACCTGCCCGTCGACGAGGATGGGCTGGTGATCGACTATCCAATCTATTTCAAGCGTGTGGATGTTTAA